One stretch of Gopherus flavomarginatus isolate rGopFla2 chromosome 2, rGopFla2.mat.asm, whole genome shotgun sequence DNA includes these proteins:
- the RALA gene encoding ras-related protein Ral-A: MAANKPKSQNSLALHKVIMVGSGGVGKSALTLQFMYDEFVEDYEPTKADSYRKKVVLDGEEVQIDILDTAGQEDYAAIRDNYFRSGEGFLCVFSITELESFAATADFREQILRVKEDENVPFLLVGNKSDLEDKRQVSVEEAKNRADQWNVNYVETSAKTRANVDKVFFDLMREIRARKMEDSKEKNGKKKRKSLAKRIRERCCIL; this comes from the exons ATGGCTGCAAATAAGCCCAAAAGTCAGAATTCTTTGGCTTTACACAAAGTAATCATGGTGGGAAGTGGTGGCGTAGGAAAATCTGCCTTAACACTGCAATTCATGTATGATGAG TTTGTGGAAGACTATGAACCCACCAAAGCAGACAGCTACAGAAAAAAGGTAGTTCTGGATGGGGAAGAGGTCCAAATAGACATATTGGATACAGCAGGCCAGGAGGACTATGCTGCAATTAGAGATAACTATTTCCGAAGTGGAGAGGGATTTCTGTGCGTCTTCTCTATCACAGAGCTGGAATCTTTTGCAGCTACAGCAGACTTCAG ggagCAGATTTTAAGAGTAAAAGAAGATGAAAACGTTCCCTTTCTGCTAGTTGGTAATAAATCAGATTTGGAAGACAAAAGGCAAGTTTCTGTAGAGGAAGCAAAGAACAGAGCTGATCAGTGGAACGTTAACTATGTGGAAACTTCTGCTAAAACGCGAGCTAATGTTGACAAG gtATTTTTTGATTTAATGAGAGAAATTAGAGCCAGAAAGATGGAAGACAGCAAAGAGAAGAAtggaaagaagaaaaggaaaagcctAGCTAAGAGGATCAGAGAAAGATGTTGCATTTTATAA